Proteins from one Candidatus Stygibacter australis genomic window:
- a CDS encoding DNRLRE domain-containing protein: MSKLVLVLVFILLAGFCLADEISVPPTDDMFTDCLTTGTHIESELYLNKENSAGEERVMFKFDVSAVVTLESAVLNLHRFFACGEGGGQTAANIYLITEEWDEETWDCHTYPQYDDDSAIPYTFTGPVGMQDTWFEIDITYLVEQWVYGLVPNNGLVIIADYGQRHSKFNSKETASTDWAPYLTLNGTLPAQETEIIPIITAANYPNPFNPETIISFNIPTDSGTLTIYNPRGQKIMQQNYPAGEHSFTWEADKYSSGIYFYQIKTGTQILNRKMSLIK; the protein is encoded by the coding sequence ATGTCCAAATTAGTCTTAGTTTTAGTATTTATATTACTTGCCGGTTTTTGCCTGGCAGATGAGATCTCTGTTCCGCCCACTGATGATATGTTCACTGATTGCCTGACAACCGGTACCCATATCGAGAGCGAATTGTATCTCAATAAAGAGAATAGTGCCGGTGAAGAAAGAGTTATGTTCAAGTTTGATGTCTCAGCAGTAGTAACTCTGGAAAGTGCTGTCTTGAATTTACATCGCTTTTTTGCCTGTGGTGAAGGCGGGGGACAAACTGCTGCCAATATATATCTGATCACAGAAGAATGGGATGAAGAAACCTGGGACTGCCATACTTACCCTCAATATGATGATGATTCTGCCATACCATATACATTCACCGGACCCGTAGGGATGCAGGATACCTGGTTTGAAATTGACATCACTTATCTGGTTGAGCAATGGGTATATGGATTGGTACCCAATAATGGACTGGTTATCATTGCTGATTATGGTCAACGGCACAGTAAATTCAATTCCAAAGAGACAGCCTCAACGGACTGGGCTCCATATCTGACGTTGAATGGGACATTGCCTGCTCAAGAAACTGAAATTATCCCTATCATTACAGCAGCTAATTACCCCAATCCCTTTAATCCGGAAACTATCATCTCATTTAATATCCCCACAGATTCCGGGACCTTAACTATTTATAACCCCCGCGGACAGAAAATAATGCAGCAAAATTACCCCGCAGGAGAACATAGCTTCACCTGGGAAGCAGATAAATACAGCTCAGGCATCTATTTCTACCAGATAAAAACCGGAACGCAAATCCTCAACCGCAAGATGAGTTTGATTAAGTAG
- a CDS encoding FG-GAP-like repeat-containing protein produces MKLKIFIIFCLCSSIGLNALDCEFVMHEVSGEFQEGMEVSALDFDFDGDNDLLTVGTTSMLWLNDGNGNFSSIELLTNYGMPRSIRAADLDDDDDNDIVIATLTSNQVIILENTNMTFTSSVLDNSLVMPHTIDLKDLDGDGDIDILCSEFDMSNALSEIVWWQNEGNMEFSDKITISEVFQQSTFVFGDYINDDEYMDVVACGEINNDVIWWQNDGNQNFTVGEIIDDNITRIHTVIGSDLDGDDDIDVLGSACNGGLIAWWENDGSGDFSRHDLGALGGALWMDSADFDIDGDQDLYAVGQSPSFALIYENDGEQNFTANPLPGEFNDGFSAASADFDNDGDLDLAAIGRSSDQICWWENLFYSVQFTASPTSGHFPLEVQFTDASIFIDPINTWEWDFDNDGIIDSQQQNPIWEYTEPGVYSIRLNVTTSAYTKSILIPDMISVFNGESALDFPGDAHLNCPAALDMNITQGFTFEAWINPAQFGSVNNIGFGRIFDKTLLSAYLIENSTAYNSHSLVFEFENSAGDLIRCNTLENSITLNVWQHLAITYDGINDLHIYLDGSDTAYDSSIPPEGNIADNTDEDLLIGMSANQVWGFTGLIDEIRLWQDVRTHAEIQNMMFYHQNGYETDLLACWELNEGYGEIAHDLTSHQHDAVINNAQWCQGMELVPASNDENQIAETPDLQLRAYPNPFNPATIIEFTLPFDDHITLVIYNAKGQKINTLVDCYLPSDTYEIHWDGTNGQNKPVSSGLYLYQVQTSRQTRSGKITLLK; encoded by the coding sequence ATGAAGCTGAAGATATTCATTATTTTCTGTCTTTGCAGCTCAATTGGCTTAAATGCCTTGGATTGCGAATTTGTAATGCATGAAGTATCCGGAGAATTTCAGGAAGGCATGGAAGTCTCTGCCCTGGACTTTGATTTTGATGGAGATAATGACCTACTCACTGTGGGTACTACCTCAATGCTCTGGTTAAATGACGGTAATGGTAATTTTTCCAGTATTGAGCTACTCACAAATTATGGCATGCCCCGTTCAATAAGAGCAGCTGATCTGGATGATGATGATGATAATGACATTGTGATAGCTACCCTCACCAGTAATCAAGTCATCATATTGGAAAACACAAACATGACTTTTACCAGCTCAGTATTGGATAATTCGCTGGTGATGCCGCACACTATTGACCTTAAAGACCTGGATGGTGATGGTGATATAGATATTCTGTGCAGTGAGTTTGATATGAGCAATGCCCTCAGCGAGATAGTCTGGTGGCAAAATGAAGGGAATATGGAATTTTCGGATAAGATCACTATCTCCGAAGTCTTCCAGCAATCCACTTTTGTATTTGGAGATTATATTAATGATGATGAATACATGGATGTGGTTGCCTGTGGAGAGATCAATAATGACGTGATCTGGTGGCAGAATGACGGCAATCAGAATTTCACTGTAGGAGAAATAATTGATGATAATATCACCCGCATTCACACGGTGATCGGCAGTGACCTTGATGGTGATGATGATATTGATGTACTTGGCTCTGCCTGTAACGGAGGTTTGATAGCCTGGTGGGAGAATGACGGGTCGGGTGATTTTTCACGTCATGATCTGGGAGCTTTGGGTGGTGCACTCTGGATGGATAGCGCTGATTTTGATATTGATGGTGACCAGGATCTGTATGCCGTAGGTCAAAGTCCCAGCTTTGCCCTGATCTATGAAAATGATGGAGAGCAGAATTTTACTGCCAACCCGCTGCCCGGTGAATTTAATGACGGTTTTAGTGCTGCTTCAGCAGATTTTGATAATGATGGTGACCTTGATCTGGCTGCTATCGGCAGGAGTTCTGATCAGATCTGCTGGTGGGAAAACCTGTTTTACAGCGTGCAGTTCACTGCCAGTCCCACAAGTGGACATTTTCCCCTGGAAGTTCAATTCACTGATGCTTCCATCTTCATTGATCCCATCAATACCTGGGAATGGGATTTTGATAATGACGGCATTATAGATTCCCAGCAGCAGAATCCAATTTGGGAATATACTGAGCCGGGAGTGTATTCTATCCGACTCAATGTAACTACCTCTGCTTACACGAAATCTATTCTTATACCCGATATGATCAGCGTATTCAATGGTGAAAGTGCGTTAGACTTTCCAGGTGATGCTCATTTGAACTGTCCGGCAGCTCTGGATATGAATATTACTCAGGGTTTCACATTTGAAGCCTGGATAAATCCCGCTCAATTTGGTTCTGTAAATAATATTGGCTTTGGTAGAATATTTGATAAAACATTGCTCTCTGCCTATCTTATTGAAAATAGTACTGCCTATAATTCCCATAGTCTCGTTTTTGAATTTGAAAACTCAGCTGGTGACCTGATCCGCTGCAACACACTGGAAAATTCCATAACTCTTAATGTCTGGCAGCACCTGGCTATCACTTATGATGGGATAAATGATCTGCATATCTATCTGGACGGGAGTGATACAGCTTATGACAGCAGCATTCCACCAGAAGGTAATATTGCTGATAATACAGATGAAGACCTGCTGATAGGCATGTCAGCTAACCAGGTTTGGGGTTTCACTGGTCTGATAGATGAAATAAGATTGTGGCAGGATGTGCGCACTCATGCCGAAATCCAGAATATGATGTTTTATCACCAGAATGGCTATGAAACTGACCTGCTTGCCTGCTGGGAACTCAATGAAGGTTATGGCGAAATTGCCCACGACCTTACATCTCACCAGCATGATGCTGTTATCAATAATGCTCAGTGGTGTCAGGGCATGGAGCTGGTGCCTGCATCAAATGATGAAAATCAAATTGCCGAGACCCCTGATTTACAGCTCAGAGCGTATCCTAATCCTTTTAATCCTGCCACAATCATTGAGTTTACTCTGCCCTTCGATGATCATATCACTTTAGTGATCTATAATGCCAAAGGTCAAAAGATAAATACTTTGGTGGATTGCTACCTGCCTTCTGATACTTATGAAATTCATTGGGACGGTACTAATGGTCAGAATAAACCAGTCTCCAGCGGTTTATATTTATACCAGGTGCAAACTTCACGGCAGACGCGATCAGGCAAGATAACTTTACTGAAATAA